The Pedobacter mucosus genome window below encodes:
- a CDS encoding DUF3575 domain-containing protein, translating into MRIALICVCLFIANNAVFAQRQDDIIVKSNLLNLIAKRPSFSLEKNFSQQYGLELSYTFGEYKNLPFRDYYQYNGFLLRAKKYFKPIETKQINPFYGIYIGNLNKTVVSHGTVDNTGFVSIGSNNNFNANSIRYGGTLGLLYVPKRHFVLEALTGAGYGNYFNVDNKLNTEPPKGYFDIHFWLSVGYRF; encoded by the coding sequence ATGAGAATTGCGCTGATATGCGTCTGTTTATTTATAGCAAATAATGCTGTTTTTGCACAGCGCCAGGACGATATTATAGTAAAGTCTAATTTGTTAAATTTAATTGCTAAAAGACCTTCATTCTCTTTAGAGAAAAATTTTTCTCAGCAATACGGACTAGAATTATCATATACTTTTGGCGAATACAAAAACTTACCATTCCGCGATTACTATCAGTATAATGGATTTTTATTAAGAGCTAAAAAATATTTTAAACCTATAGAAACAAAACAAATAAATCCATTTTACGGAATCTATATTGGCAATTTGAACAAAACAGTTGTCTCACATGGTACAGTTGATAATACTGGGTTTGTAAGTATTGGTAGTAACAATAATTTCAATGCGAATTCCATTCGTTATGGAGGAACACTTGGATTATTATACGTTCCAAAAAGGCATTTTGTGTTAGAAGCATTGACAGGTGCTGGTTATGGTAATTATTTTAATGTTGACAATAAGTTAAACACGGAACCTCCTAAAGGATACTTTGATATCCATTTTTGGTTATCTGTGGGTTATCGTTTTTGA